TAAGTTaccttaactctactggaaagcttaacagaataattagtaactattactaattaactgttccaacacagtaacatcccataaccaGACCCCTTAGGCAAAAGGACAAATTCAGAAAGCTCTCATGTAACAtctgacagagaaagagaaacccTGGCTTCCATTTGTAATCAAGAGAGGGGACAAAATAGCTTTTACTTCTTAAAAcctccagcagcttctgctgaacccagaagttgaaaaaaaaagaagcaatcCTGGCCTCtaagagctggccacacccatccaggctgcttctattgttccaacttcttAAAATAAAACCCAACGTCTCACAGGCTGTTTATGTTAGCACAGATTGctctcgttcaatctctctcttaacaCAAActaggacaaaacacacctctaaaagcaacagcatcatcacaggtGTAACAATAGAGTACTGAGTAAGTATGATGGGGATGCTGAATGCTATGTTTCTTCTGTTGCAGGAACAAGTTATGAGCAAAGATCCAGTCGTTAGTTTGCTGAGTTTCACACAGCTCAGCATGGACAAAAGAAGGAGTGAGAGCTCAGTTCTCGCCAGAGGCAAGGAGAAACGAACGTCTATCTCAAGTAAAGCAAGAACCAATAGCCTTACTTCAACATGTAAAGCAGCAACAACagaggtaaaaaaaaatcacaatgtaGCTAAGATGCAGTCAGAACATGAGAAAAACATCAATGGCTCCATTCAATTATAATGTATTGGTCATGCTTTTCTTTCCCTAATGTTCTCACATCATTCAAACTAATCCCGGCTTGGTGCTAATCCCACTCTTGCTTCACAGACGTTCAGACTAGCAGTCTCAGGCTGACGTTCTCTCACTATCTGAGCATGGCACATATTCCGAATCAgacagcacagatggaggccatttggcccaatgcaCCTGTGCTGACTCGTGATGGAGAAATTGACTTTCTCATTTCCGGATCCTTCGTCTATATGCTGCAAATTCCTTCTTATCAAGTACAGATGGAAAGCTACTATTGAAttcacttcatctgccattttaagCAATGCATTCCAGTCAGAAAATAAATGATTCTCAattctttattccttttgctAACTATTTAAGACGTGTCTCTGTAAGGGCAAGAGCAACCGATGTAACCTTTGTATTATTGTTGGGTATAAATATCACAGTGTGGGTGGAGTTAGAAAGGTCTGGCAAGAACATTGGAAGAAGTACGTTAGAATGTGTGACGACCTGAAAGAGACAAAGAGAGCATATTGATGTGAAAACTCCAAGAAGACAGATTAGTAATTATGTATTGTAACTATAAAACAGAGCTTGGTATAAGATTAGCATGTATCATAGCATCTTGTAGTAGTATGACTTTGAAGCATCAGCCCGAAGATGGGTTCTTCACTTTGCCTTCTCCTCTACCAGTTTGTATCAAATCCAAAACATATCCCATGGCATAAAAACTTGTGACAACAGAATCTGcaatggaaacagcttttccTAAcagagaaacaggagcaggagtaggccatttggcccttcaatcctgctccaccattcaaaaagatcatggctaatcatccaactcactcCCCTCTTCCCATTTCTCTCCCTTCACTTCTTGTCCCCTTTAGTCCAAATAACAATATCTAACCTCTTGTTGAAAACAATCAATGTTATGGcattctgtggtagagaattccacctGCTCATAACTCTCTGGGTGAGGACATTTCTCTTcagctcagtccaaaatggccaacCCCATATCCTTACACCAGATGCCTGGTTCTTATTTACTTGAGatatttcctgagcaagctgttctgagatgttattacacacctctggagtagacaggatttgaacctaggccaCCTGGCTGAGAGGTAGAGACACCACCACAGCACCACATGCTCTCAGAACATTAGTTtaaggttctggattactagtccagtgacatgacTGCAATGCCATCACCTCTGTCCCTCTCTTATTTGGATTAACAAATCTTTTCATCACTGAATAACTTGACTTTCGAAACTGGTCTGGTTAAAGATATAAACTCTCCCATTAATAGAGGGGTCTATAGTGCGAGACTCTCGCACTTACCCCTCACCACACTTCAAAAATGCACTTGACATTAGTTCCTTAACTCCCTCTAACTCTCTATTGCAGGTTGGAGGAGTGAAAGGGGGAGTGCCACTGGGGAATGTTTTAAGTGTGACACGCCCTCCCGCATTCACCTTCAGTGGGATTGTCGTTGCCAGGAGACTAACAAAGAATTTAAAGGTGATTGAAGTTTGAAGTTAAAGAATTCCAAATTCACTGTCAAAGCACGAAactaacttttgttttaaaattgcttttatGTTGGAAGGAGAGAACAGCTTTGAAGCGAGCTGCAAAGATACCAACGGTTACCAAGATTATAAACGAACAGGTCTGTAATATTCTCTCCCTCAATAAGAGTGTGGCAATCCTCCATTGCTTTTGTCACTGCTGATAGATTAACTGTTTTGTCAGGATTGCCAAGTTTGGGTGGATGTATCACTGGATGTCTTGATAAATGACCTTTGGCTTCCAACTGCAACCCCCAGCATCTATCTTCTGCTAGGTTCTTGTATTTGGTTACTTATACCTCACAGTACCCCAACCAATCAGGAAACACAAAGATACTTCCTTGCCAAATTCGATTGCTGAACAACAGCCTTTTCTActatgccccccccccaccccacccagctCCATAAATTGACATGGTGGAAAACAGACCCAATTTATTCCAATGCCCTTATTCTTTTTTCAGTTTTTGCTCAAGACAATGTCCAGAAAATGTGTCATGAGTCCTGGATAATCCAGGTCAATCCTGGAGGTTGGTAACCCTACAGGCGATGCAGGTTCTGGGGTGATGAGTCCTCCTGTGACTACCTCTCCCTCTCTGGGAGATACATGGAACCCCAACGTGACAACAGCACTGCAGAATCCAGGCATTCTGATTGGGATGTTGAGAAACACGGGTGTGAGTGCATTCCAGATGCTCTTTGAAAAGAGACAAAGCCAGTTGTATTTCAGAGGATGCCTTTGAAACACAAagttttgggttcaaatcccacactaGGACTTAACTCAAGGTTGGTGTTCCATTGTTGTGCTGAAGGAGTAAAgctaaagttgccatagtcccagaaggCTATTCTCTCATAAGAGAGACAAACTGGTGctgtttaacctaagggtcaccatgcctcaggcgaggggagaggttgggaaggagaatccttcatggtaatctcagttgGTGCGGGCATTGAACCTGTGCATCGTTCTATATCACAgaccaaccaactgagctaactgaccccgaACTGATGGATTGCTGCATTGCTGGAAGTGCTGACTTTGAAATGACACATTAGTCCAAGACCCTGCCTGCTAAAAACATCCCATAGTGCTAATGGAAGGGGAGCAGGAGAACTCCGCCTTcacatcctggccaatatttatccctcatacACCATGTGAAGATGGATAATTTCCTCATcacctcattgctgtttgtgggattttactgtgtacaaattggcttcCCTTTTTCCGTCAACATTAGCTGCTAAGTTTCTGGAAAGAACGAAAAAGTTGCATTTGCAAAGCATTTTTTTAATGACCACTAGATGTCCCAAGATGCTGTACAAACAGTGAATTTTTGTGAACTCACTTTTGTGAATTATAATCACCATTGTAGTTTCAGAAACGAGGTAGCAAAATATATAAtaactcccacaagcagcaatctgACAACAACCAGGTAACCTGTTGTTTGTAGCTTTTCATTCTCCTGTctagattgttatccactcctttgtctgtccaactgttctctctctttgagctctacCTGCACCTAATGTTTACTCCTTATTCCCTTCTCCCACCCTATCGCCTGCATCAGAAACAACTTTTTTtgagttaccatcagttctgaggaaggatcaccggacTGGAAACATTAAGTTTGGGTGAATGTATCTCTGGATGCCTTTGGCCTTCAACTACACCCCCCCCAACCTCTACCTTCTGCTAGGTTCTTGTGTTTGgtttgatttcccttcacagatgctgccagacctgctgagcttttccaatttttgtttctgttttattgtgCTGTTGTTGGAGAGCTCTCATGATCAAGTAAGTCTATTAGCCTGTGCTCAGGTAGGAACGATGTGAacgctttggggagggtgcagaaacAATTTCGAGAACGGATCCAGAAATTGGAACCTTCATTgacgaggatagattgaagacatTGGAACCCTTCTCCTTGGAGAAAAcaaagctgagaggagatttgatcgagGTTGGGTAGAGGAGATAAGGAAAAGCTGTTCTCGTTCAGAAAAGAGGAAAGAACAAGAGGATACAGATTTAACGGGATGTTCAGATGAAGcaaaggtgatgtgagaaaatcttcttcacacaGCGAGTAGTGAGGGAATGGAGTTTACTGTCTAGAAATGCGGTGGAtaggatcacagaatccctacagtgtggaagcaggccacttggcccatcaagtccacactgaccctctgaacagcattccacctagacccattcccctaccctatattttccaTGACTAGTCTATCCAGCCTGCACACTATGATCAATTTAACATTGGCAATCCAcctacctacacatctttggacagtgggaggaaactggaacacctggaggaaacccacgcagacacggggaaaatgtgcaaactccacacagttgcccgagggtggaatcaaacctgggagcctggcgctgtgaggcagcagggctaatcacTGGGCCACTGCGCTGTGGATATGAggcaaaggcaggaaattggcacgagataattgatgggctgaatggcttccttcaccGCTATAATAATTGACTGATTCTGAAGTCTCTGTGggattggtaaccacaactgctgactctctgaggcaacagtgccactAAGACACTGTAAGAAACTAAGGAGAAACGAAATCATTTAATTTAATTCATCATCTCTCACCTGGTGAACAGGAAAATGGAAAGAGGAACAAGAATaaaccattcagctctttgagttaATTCcatcattcagttagatcatggatGCTAATTACCTCAATCTCCATTTTAGCACATgcttgctcagtggttagtactgctgcctcatagtgccagggacccaagttcgattccaacctgtctgtgtgaggtttgcacattctccccgtatctgcgtgggtttcctccggtagctctggcttcctcccacagttcaaagatgtatgggttaggtggattggccatgctaatgcccatagtgtccaggctaggtgggttaactatggtaaatgtaTTGTTACATAGATAGGGTCGATGAAGACTTATTGAGCCAAAAGGCCTCTACCTGCACTGTAGACACTCCACCACAAAGAGATCCTGAGCGATGGGGTCAATGAGCTGGGGAcatgcagatggagtttaatttggataaatgtgaggttttgtattttggtaataccaacaaggacaggacttatacaattaatggcagggcgCTGGGTAGTGTTGTTGTAAAGAGGCCATCAAATAACACTGGGGAGCATCTCAGAGACCTCCTCATCCAAGGGTCTGTCATCAATCTGAAGACCCTTGAATGCATTCCACAGCAGGCTAGATACCACGAGCTCAGCAACACCCCAGCCCTGAAAGAAGTAGGGAAGGCCTTCCACCGGCTTAAGAACAAGGCAGCTGGAGCAGACAGTATTCCTGCTGAGGCATTGAAGTGCGGAGGCACAGAGCTCCCAGAGCAGCTACATGCCCTCGTCTGCCTTATCTAGAAGGAGGGGAGCATCCCAGGAGAGCTCCGAGATGTCACCGTCATGAGTATTTCCATAAAAGGAACATGTTCATCTGTGGTAACTACAGGGGAATCTCCCCGCTGTTGGCCATTGGAAAAGTCATCGTCAAGGTTCTCCTCAACTGTGTCCTCCCtgtggctgaggaactcctggaaTCGCAGTATGGCTTCTGGCCACAGAGGGGCAGAATGGGTGTGATTTTCACGATGTGACAGCTGCAGGAGAAAAGCAGAGAACAGAACCTCCCCCAGTACATGGCTGCCCCCGACCTTACAAAGACTTTCGACAGCATCACCTTCTCCACTTTGGCTACACCATGAAGTCTGTCCCCATCCTTCGCCTCTCCACGATGACATGGAAGTCATGACAAATGGCTTCCCCATCAACCCATTCCCCGTTCAGACTGGGGTCAGGCAGGGCTGTGTCATTGCTCCAACACTGCTCCTGATCTATCTCGCTTCAATACTTCACCTCACTGCCGACAAGCTCCCCGGTGGAGTGGGGCTAAGCTACAGAACCAGCAGGAAATTATTCAACCTCCCCCCGCCTTCAAACCAAAACCAAACTCACCCCAACCAGTGTCATCGGTGattgatgtttgtgggtgtgtgtgtgagcaatCTCAGAGGGCGAAGTCCAGATTATTGTCACCTTCTTTCCAGAGGCATGTAAAAGCATGAGTCTCACCGTGAACATCCACAAGGCAAAGGCCCTCCACCAACCTGCACCGGTATTGCAGAGCTGACCCCTGATCATCAAGGTCAATGGGTAGGCCTTAGAGAACATTGACCACTTCCAATAACTTAGCAGTGTCCTGTCAACCAAAGCAGTGATGCAGTGATCCAGCACTGCCTCCAGTGTGCCAGCAcagccttcagctgcctgaggaaaacagtgcctgaggaCAACAACACCAGATCCCAACACCAAGCCCATGGtatacagagctgtggtggttcccaCCCTCCTAGATGGCTCTGAGATGTGGACGGCCTACAGCAGACAGCTCAAGGCTGTGGAGCAGTCCCACCAACACTGCCTCTGCAAGATGCTGCCAATCCACTGGGAACACAATGTAGCAACACCAGCATCCgcgaccaggccaacatccccagcgttgaggcactgaccaccatacacacacacacacgcgcacgcgcacacacacacacacacacaccaatcccCTCCCTCTTGATCGGCTGCAATGGGCTGAGCGTGCCGTCCAGGTGACTGACACGAGACTCTTGAGCGGGTGCTCTATTCCCAGCTCCAAAATGGCaggtgagccccaggtggacaggggaagctgataccctcaaggcctcactggtgaagtgcggcattcccacagacacttgggactcactggcccaagactgtcCCGAAGTGCAGGAGAGGCACCTTGAGACTTGTCATTGGGAAAAAGTAGAAGTCGGGTGCAAACAGCAGAAGTAGCGCGCTTCCACCCCAataccccacccaccccttccctcgACCACCTTCTGCTcaaagtgtaacagagcctgtggtagccTCATTGATCCGTACAGCCTCCTATGggctcaccctgagagtggaagagagtcatcctcgtcTGTGTGGGActgccaatgatgatgatgataatgatgatgatgcagaacagagagactgaggggttcaggtacacaattctttgaaatttgcatcacagatagacagggtggttaaataAACGTTTAGTATGCTTGCATTCTTTGCCctgacctttgagtgtaggagttgggacatcatgttaagattgtacaggacgttagtgaggCCATTTTGTAGtactgtccaactcgtccatgccaatcagatatcctaacttaatctaatcccatcagccagcatttgtccctattccctctaaacccttccttttcatgtacccatctagatgccttctaaatgttgtaattgtaccagcctccaccacttcctctggcagctcattccatacacgtaccaccctctgtgtgaaaaagttgtccttcaggtcccttttcaatttttctcctctcaccctaaacctatgccctcgagttttggattcccctaccctggggagaagaccttgtccattcaccctatccatgtccctcatgattttataaacatcgataaggtcatcccctcagcctctgatgctccaggggaaacagcaccagctctccccatagctcaaaccctccaaccctggtaacatccttgcaaatcttttctgaaccctttcaagttttacaacatccttcctatgggagggagaccagaactgaacacagtattccaaagttgGCCTTGTTTGCAGAAAGCAAACTGATTACACCCGAGCCAAAATCTTGATCCTGGAGGTGGGGTAGTTCTTCACAGAGGTTTGATTAGCTGTAAAGGTAATATTGGGGTAAAGGGGATTAATTGTCCTTTCTGAAGCTTATAGAGAGATCATTTCCATAGGTATTGTCTAGTGTAATATAGTTTGTAGTTTTCTTCCATGTAATAAacttttatgttcttttgttaaaagtacattggcagcctcttgtggATATGTTCTCCATGGTAAGCAGAAGAATAAAACAAGAACTTATTGAGGCAGGTTTCGCTTTAGGATCTGATTTATCCTGTATTACCATTCTGTGAAATAATAACAATATATCCAGTGACAGAAATATCTAAATGGAGCAGAAAGTTAATCATCGGACTCGCTTCTCCATTCTCCAGGTGCCACCGTTTTCCTCGAACCCCCCTCAGAAGTTTTGCACCTTCCGAGTTCGAGGGTTCCTGGAGGAATACCTGCCTGACAAGCTTCGTGGCATCACTTACGGCCCTGCCCTCGCCAGTCAGCTCTCGAAAGAAATGAGCGACGAGATTAAAACGTTTGCGAAAGGGATCCTGCCGCCCAGATACAAGCTGGTGTGCATGGTAACACTGGGCGAGAAGAGAAATGAGGATGCTGTGTTGACCAGCCGGGCACTCTGGGACAGTTATGCAGACACCTTTGTGTCCCATTGCTCTGAGTGTGGCACCATGTTTTGTGTGGCCTGTATCTTTGCTGTGTACTGTGAGTGAACAACTCTTTGGCTGGAGGCTTACAGTATCAGAAGGATTACATCGGCTTAGGTTAAgtagaggagattgctggggatCTAATTGCTGTGCTGAGAGGTACCTGGAGACAATTGTTTTCCTTTGGTGTGAGGGAGACTCTTTATCAACTGCTTTCTCCACCTGTTCATTGCTCTGCACCCCTTCTAGAACTGTACCCGTTATGTTGTGTTGTCTGCTCATGTTCTGTGTACCCTGTTATGACacgggtaaacccttctgctaatttaaaccaaacacacagaaaagttcACCTCGCCTCggaatctgttaaagtatgaatgaCAGAGATCTACCCCAAATCTCACCGCTTAAAGACAAAGaaataattttattctttaactccaaaagagaTCATTAAACAATTATCGACAACTGTATGCCTCCTTTGTCTTAATGATttatttacctcccactctataacaatatactggtCGGATAAAGCCCCTAATAACTTTATggaaaatcaattttcaaaaccagccaactgTGCCGATCCTCCTCTGTGTCTTCGTGGGtcatctttggtcttctgctgtacagatatttcatatgaaaaaggtaccttttagagAGAAGGATTGCGGGCAGTCTGTATGGCAGTAGGTGCTCTTAtctctggctaactgtccaaaatgcctgctttttataccccaaaacactgGATCATCTCactggtttgatgttgtcaaaccagcaaaattcaaattcgattgggttttagtatcttgaggcattatttaaactgattggttgaattcGATCTGCTGTGAAAACGATGAGGTATCTTATGTTACAgctcaaatgttacatcttccAATTATCCAGTACACTCTGAGCCTGCAGTCATTCACATGATAGGCTTGTCAGCTTTTCAACTTTCACTgtatcttaaaggtacagtacacactttcagcTCCACAACAACCCAAAATGTCTCACCTCATAATACGATGCCCAGAACGACCCACAGTAACTCCAGGTTTGACATTATCAGGATGCTGAGGCTTGAATTCTGTCCTCTTATATTCTACCCACCTTGCTATATAAAGGTTCCTTTAGTTTCTGTACATGCCATTTTAATGATTTGCACACCCTGGTCCGCAGTCTGTTTTAACATCCAATGCACCCCTGCCCATCTGAGCAAACTCTACAGACCAGGTTCAACAGTCTTAATGGCTCTGGTAGAATATCCAGTTGTTTACAGAGAGCAGGAAGTTCATTGGTTACTAATCTATGCTCTTCCATGGAAACAGGATTTCTTGGATTAGGAATGGGGGAAAAGTCAATCTGAGATCTTCATCCAGTAAAGCGATCACCTGCCCCCCTCACCTTAGCTATAAGTGTTGAATGTGAACAGGATTGAGTTTGATGCATTGCTTTACATGGGCAGTTGAAGACAAAtgggataaagggatcaagggtagGATTGAGAAGTCAGGATTGTTGCTTGCATGGAAGATAACCCCTGTAtgattgggctgaaaggcctggttCGTTGCTGTCTGAAGTCTAATTAGATGAACATCACAGCTTACAAGTGAAGAACATGGCCTAGGGATGCGACTGGTGATTAGAAATCTGGTGTTTATGAAAACGTGTTGCCTTCAGGGAATGAAGAGAGGAAGCATAAAGCGAAACACCACATCCATGGGATGCATTGCAATGATCCCAGTACAAAGCCTTCAGCCACCCAGTTACTGTGACAAAACCACATGCATTTTCCCATTCCTTACAGCACTCCAAGACACAGCTTTGGAGCAGGTTGCTGTGGCTGGGTGGGTGGGTGTTTTGTTACGAATGGTCCTCAGGTCCTGCATGACCTCTGTTGCTGGAGGTTCCCGAATACCAATTGGAGTGAGCAGGCTGCATGGTTGTAAAGTCAGGCATGCTGGGATATGTCAGCTGTGACCCTGCTTTTTCATTGACTGAGGTGGAAGTGTCAGGCCACATTGTGTCAATTGTTCTCATGGCAACCGGTCACCCTGGGGTAACTCGTAGCCAAACGAAAACATTTCAAAGCAAACAGCTTTTGGTTAAGCTGCCAAACAAGCTTTGGACACTGTTAGGGTTCATCGTAAAAGAAAGAAAGCCATTTGTTTGATTGCTAAAGCACCACCTCTGTATGTCCTATGGTCCTTCAGGCAATGACATTTGGTTTTAAAGTATAGTCAGTGTTGTCatgtaggagatagtgaggactgcagatgctggagatcagagcttaaaaatgtgttgctagaaaagtgcagcaggtcaggcagcatcaaaggagcaggagaatcgacgtttcgggcataagcccttcttcaggaatgaggagggtgtgccaagcaggctaagataaaaggtagggaggagggacttgggggaggggcattgggaatatgataggtggaaggaggttaaggtgagggtgataggccggagaggggctgggggcggagaggtcgggaagaagattgcaggtcaagaaggtggtgctgagtccgagggttgggactNNNNNNNNNNNNNNNNNNNNNNNNNNNNNNNNNNNNNNNNNNNNNNNNNNNNNNNNNNNNNNNNNNNNNNNNNNNNNNNNNNNNNNNNNNNNNNNNNNNNNNNNNNNNNNNNNNNNNNNNNNNNNNNNNNNNNNNNNNNNNNNNNNNNNNNNNNNNNNNNNNNNNNNNNNNNNNNNNNNNNNNNNNNNNNNNNNNNNNNNNNNNNNNNNNNNNNNNNNNNNNNNNNNNNNNNNNNNNNNNNNNNNNNNNNNNNNNNNNNNNNNNNNNNNNNNNNNNNNNNNNNNNNNNNNNNNNNNNNNN
The nucleotide sequence above comes from Chiloscyllium plagiosum isolate BGI_BamShark_2017 chromosome 8, ASM401019v2, whole genome shotgun sequence. Encoded proteins:
- the LOC122552213 gene encoding dynein light chain Tctex-type 5-like isoform X1, translating into MQEQVMSKDPVVSLLSFTQLSMDKRRSESSVLARGKEKRTSISSKARTNSLTSTCKAATTEVGGVKGGVPLGNVLSVTRPPAFTFSGIVVARRLTKNLKERTALKRAAKIPTVTKIINEQVPPFSSNPPQKFCTFRVRGFLEEYLPDKLRGITYGPALASQLSKEMSDEIKTFAKGILPPRYKLVCMVTLGEKRNEDAVLTSRALWDSYADTFVSHCSECGTMFCVACIFAVYCE
- the LOC122552213 gene encoding dynein light chain Tctex-type 5-like isoform X2 encodes the protein MSKDPVVSLLSFTQLSMDKRRSESSVLARGKEKRTSISSKARTNSLTSTCKAATTEVGGVKGGVPLGNVLSVTRPPAFTFSGIVVARRLTKNLKERTALKRAAKIPTVTKIINEQVPPFSSNPPQKFCTFRVRGFLEEYLPDKLRGITYGPALASQLSKEMSDEIKTFAKGILPPRYKLVCMVTLGEKRNEDAVLTSRALWDSYADTFVSHCSECGTMFCVACIFAVYCE